In Blastocatellia bacterium, the sequence AGACAAATGCCCGCGATCAATGACAGACATCATCGTCGCAACAGGACTTGCCGCGCAGCCCTTCCACGCCTTCTTTGACGATGATCGGCACCATCACGAGCGCCGCCGCCGGATCAGCCCACCACCAGCCAAAGAGTGCATTGAGCAACAGGCCGCCAAGCAGAATGGCCGACAGGTAGGTACACACTTCGGTCTGTTTGGCATCGGCCATCAGCGCCCCGCTGTTGATGCCGCGCGCCACCTTTCGTTTGGCGTGCACGAGCAGGGGCATCACGATCAGCGAGGCGACCGCCAGGAGGATACCAGGCAGGCTTTCTTCAGGCGCCTCGTGCCGCACAAACGACTTGATGGAGTCATAGGTGACGTAGGCAGCAAGCGCCATAAAGCAGCCGCCGACCAGGCGATGTGCGATGGCTTCGACTCGCTCTCGTCTTGTCTCGTCCACGTCGGCGTTCAACCGCCAGAGGAGGACCGCTCCGGAGGTGACTTCAATCAAACTGTCAAAACCAAATCCCACCAGCGCAATGCTGCCGGCAAGAAGTCCTGCAACGACAGCGATCAATCCTTCCAGGCTGTTATACCCGATGGTGAAGTATTCCAGCTTACGCCCCCGTTTAACGAGGCTCGCGCGCTGGCTTCCACCCAATTGAATAACCTGTTGACTCATAACGACTCCCGTCCTTTTCAGTCTAGCACATCGCTTTCACCGCCATCTCAGTCCCCTGCCTCTGCCGGAGCAGGCGGCTCAGTGCGCGCGGCTCCCGCGCGCCACGCGGACCATTTGAGTGTGATTCTCTCCTGTAGCCCTTCGCTTAATTCGTAAAGGGCAGGCAGCGCCACCAGGGTCAGGATGGTCGAGGTAATCAGTCCGCCGATGAGCGCAATCGCCATCGGCTGCTGAAGCTCTGCGCCCGCCCCCCAGCCTATCGCGATGGGCAGGACGCCAAGCCCGGCTGAGGCTGCCGTCATCAGCACCGGTCGCATTCGCGTGTGCGCGCCCTGATAGAGGGCTTCGCGCAACGGGAGTCCACGGGCGCGCAGTTGGTTGACGTACTCCATGAGGATCAGCCCCTTTTGAACGGACAGGCCAAAGTGAGCGAGCAGGCCGATGACAGAGGAGACGTTCAGCGTGCTGCCGGTCACCCAGAGCGCGATAAAGCCGCCAGCCAGGGCGAGCGGAATGGTCGCGATCACAAGCACCGCTTGCCAGATAGAGCGGAACGCCACGTAGAGCAATAAAAACACCAGCAATGCCGAGATGACGAAGGCGCCGGTCAGTTCTTTACTCACCTCTTGCTGGCGCTCATAGCCGCCGCCGAAACTGACAAAGTAGCCCGGCGGCAGCTTCAAGCCGGCAAGGGCTTTTTCAATGTCCGTCACCACCGAGCCAACATCCCGGCCCTGCACGTTCAGGGTGAGCTGGATGCGCCGGATCTGATCTTCGCGCTTGATGGTCGCCGGCCCGCGCAGGACGCGCACCGTAGCAATATCACCGAGCGGCAATTTCTGGCCGGTGGGCGTATCGATCATCAGGTCGGCGATTTTTTCAGGCGAATCGCGATACACTTCGCCCAGCCGAACGACCACCGGGTACTCTTTGAGTTGATCCTTGATGACGGTCGTGACTTCACTGCCGCCGAGCAAGGCTTCAACCGAGTGCCCGATTTCGCCGGGGTTCAGGCCGAAGCGCGAAGCGCGTTCCCGGTCAACCGCAATGATGACCTGGGGCACGCCTTGAAGTTGTTCAAGGCGCACGTCAACGACCCCCGGCACCTTTTCAACGATCTCTTTAAGCTGTGCGCCCTTCCCGGCCAGCGTCTCTAAATCACCCCCGAAAATCTTTACCGCCACCGCGGCTGAGGTGCCGGAGATGGATTCATCGATGCGCATGTTGAGCGGCGTCGTGATGGATGTAGCCACACCGGGCACTTTCTTTAACTGCTCGCGCACCCAGGCTTCGATCTCAGGGATGGTGTGTTTGCGCGCGGCGCGGGGCACGAGCTGGACGATATGCTCAGCGGTGGTCACCGGCATCGGGTCTTCCGAGCCTTCGGCGCGCCCGGTCGGCTGGATAATTGCCGCAACGTCCGGCCCGCCTTCGAGCACCTTGGTTACCTGCGAAGCAATGCGGTCGGTCTCCTGAAGACTTGTTCCCGCTGGTGTGTTGATCTGCAAAAGCAGTGCGCCCTCATCCATTCTCGGCAACAGCTCGGTGCCTAAGAAACGCAGGAGAACCAGCGACAGCACAAAGATCGCGGCGGCGACGCCCACGGCACGCAGCGGCCTTCTGAGTGATCCCCGCAGGACCGGCTCATACACCCGCTCACACTGCCTGGCGAGCCAGCTATTCTCTTTGAGGCGTGGCGCTACCTTCCTCAACAGCGTGTAGCAGAGCGCAGGGGTCAGCGTCAGCGACAAAATCAGGCCCACCGCCATCAGCACCACCACCGTGGCCGCAAACGGCGCGAGGATTTTTCCTTCCAGGCCGGAAAGAAATAGCAGCGGCAGAAACACGACAATGATGATGGCCGTCGAGTACGCCGCCGGCCTGCGCACCTCACTCGCCCCGCGCAGCGTGGCGCGTAGTGAATCGGCGGGGTTCTCCTTGAGGTGGCGGAAGATGTTTTCTGTATCAACAATCGCCGCGTCGATCATGATTCCTAAGCCCACAGCCAGGCCACCAAGTGACATGATGTTAAGCGTGACGCCGAGCAGGCGTAAGAAGATAAAGCTGATGACCACGGCCACCGGAATGGTGATCGCCGCGATCAACGTTGAGCGGACATTGCCCAGGAACAAGAAGATGATCAACACCACGGCGAAGCCGCCCACGAGCAAGGCTTCTTCGAGGGTTCTGGTCGCCACATTGATCAGTTCGGATTGATCGAAGACGGTGACGGTCTTTACGCCTTCAGGCATGAATGGCTTTAGCTCATCTAATGCTTTTTTCGCCCGATCGGTAATTGACAAGGTGTCGGCCCCGAACTGCTTGGTGACTGTCATCAAAACAGCTTCCCGGTCATTCACCCGCGCAATGCCGCGACGAACCGCCGCCCCGTCGCGCACCTCGGCAATGTCGCGGACGAGCACCGGCACGCCTTGGCGCACCGCGACCACCACACGACCCAGGTCCTCAAGCGAATTGATGCGCCCGAGCCCACGCACGTCCATCTCGGTGGCGCTGCCGGTGATAAACCCGCCGGAGAAGTTTTCGTTCGACTCGCCGAGCGCCTTGATGACCTCGTCGAGCGAGATGTTGTAAGAACGCATACGGTCCGGGTTAAGGGCGGCCTCATACTGCCGGCGCTCGCCGCCGAGGGAGGTGATGCGAATGATGCCCGGCACCGTCTGGAGTTTGTAGCGGATCAGGTAGTCGGCAGTTTCTTTCAGTTCTTTCTTATCTTCGTCACCGTCTTTGGCGACATAAAACTGCATCACTTCGCCCAGCCGTGACGCCGCCGAAGAGAGCACCGGCGCTTGCGTGCCTTGCGGGAAGGCGCGAGAAACGGTAGAGAGCCGTTCGGCCAGGAGCTGCCGGGTCAGATAGTAATCTGTGCCGAAACGAAATTCCGTCCGCACAGAAACGACGCCGATCTCGGATTCGGAACGCACCCGCACCACGTTCGGCAGGCTGCGAAATGCCGATTCAAGAGGGCGGGCGATGAGGGTTTCGCCTTCTTGCGCGGCGAGGCCGGGATTTTCGACAATGACGGTAATCACCGGCGACGACAGGTCGGGAAACAGGTCAGTCTCCATTGCCCGGTAAGCCATCAGGCCCAGGATGGAAGCGAGAGTGATCGCAAAGGCCACCATGAATCGGTTACGCAATGAGAATTCAATGATGCGATTCAATAAGCCGCTCCGCTCTTGATCAGTGTTCATCGTGATCCTCCTCACCGCCGCCCCTTTGCATGTTCTTTAGCTGGTAGGCGCCGGCGACGACGACTTCTTCCCCGGCCTCGATGCCGCTGGTAATTTCAGCCGATTGATAATTGATTGTGCCGACCGAAACGGGCCGACGCTCGTAGCGATTGCCCTCTTTCACATACACGACCGTGATCCCTTCATCCTGCACGAGGGCAGACACCGGCACGACCACGCCTTCTTTGCGCTCACCTGAAACGATTCGCACCTCAACTGCCATCTGGTGTTTGAGCACGGCACCGGCGTTGGTGATGCGTGCGCGGACCGGGACGGTTCGACTCTGCGGATCAACGGCGTTGCCGACCGACTCGACGTGTCCTTCAAAGAGGCGATCCGGCAGGCCAGGAAGTCGCGCCGTGAGTCGCTGACCAGCGCGCACCCGCACCGCTTGCGATTCGGGTAGCTGCGCTTCGATGATGACGCTTGACAGGTTCATCACGGTTAAGAGCTCACTGCCACCCGTGACGGCCTGGCCGATGGAGATGTGACGATCAATCACCGTGCCGGCAATCGGAGAGTTGATGCTGATTGTCCCTCCCTGGCCTCGGGGATTGGCCCCGAGCGCGGCGAGTGATTGCGTGAGGCGTTGGACGACCGCGCGAGTTTGCTCCACTTCACTGAGCGCCTGTTGCTGTTCGCGAGTGATCTGAATACTGGATTGATAGTCATATTCAGCCTTCGCATTTTTATACTCCGTCTCCGCCTCGGCCACTTCCCGTTTGGCGGCAGCTCCCAGTTCTGCGAGCCGGCGCTTGCGGTCAAAAGTAGCCTGCGCCAGATCAAGCCGATTCTTGGCCTGAATGACGGCAGCCCGATTCTCGCTCATTGCGGTGCGCGCCTTGTTCTGCTCGGCTAGCTTCAAGCGCGCTTCGGCTTCGATCAACTGGCCGCGAAGGTCAGCGATCTGCGGGCTGTCGATCACAACCAGAACCTGCCCGGCTTTAACACTCTGTCCAGGTTCGGCAGAGATCTGCACGGCGCGGCCCTCGGCCTTGGCGCCAATGATGGCCTGACCGTTCGGGGCGACGAGAGCTTTCCCGGTCGTCGCTATGGTGTCTTCAATCTCGCCGCTGACCGCTGCTGCGGTTTTCACGCCGATCAACTCAGCCGTCTCATCGCTGATCTCGATGGCCCCTTCCTGGCTATGTTCTTCGGCTTCGCCAGCCACGTGCTCAAGCGTGGGTGGTTTCTCAACCCCCGCCGCGGTCTTGGGATGTTTCGGCCAGAGCACGTAGACAAGCAAGGCGGTTGCTGCGACCAACACGAGGGCAATTGCGACGGCTTGCCCTGGCGAAGTTCGGAACCGTTCCAGCAGAACGGTGCTGACGCGGCGGTGTGGCGCGTCTGGTTCAGTGGTTACTTGCGGGGCTTCGGTAACCGCCGCGCCTCTTACTCCATCGTTTTTTATGAGATCGTCTGGCATGGATTTAATCCTTATAAGATTAAGAACCGCACTGGCGCGCGGGTAGTTGATGACACCCTGGTGAAAGGAAGCTTTTCGATGCAAGACCGGCTTGCGCGTTGAGCCATACAGCGACTCAGGGTCAAGCCAATAGCGGACGGCGACAGTCACACTTCAAGACAATCGACGCGTGCCTGATACCTTCTTTATAAATGAAAGTCGGTTAAATTCGGAGCGCACACAATCGCTCAAAGGGCGGGCCGGTAAAGGAAGGAACCGAGGGCGTGCGCGAATCAGCCGATGATCCGGACAACGGTAACTCTATTGGCAAGGCGCGATCCACGCATTGAGAGCCACTGACCTGAGGCACAACTGACCGGCGATCCTGTAGTACACTCACTTGCGGATGGTTAATCGGACAGCAATAAACATCCCCTGAACACACGGTCTCACTCGTTGACTGCGCGGAGTGTTGACGCTGCTCCTCTGCGGCATGAGACGTGCAGATCGTTACACAGGCCACGAAAATCCACACAAAGCAGACCGGTAGCAGCATTGCCACTGAGCGATTGAATGCGGATTGCCGTGAAAACATGCTGTTGAATATAGCCGATCCACATGGCGTAACACAAAGACAATTTTGAACTCTTTCGCCCTTGACAGCGTAGGATGGGAATGCATAACTTAGTAAGGTCTGTATCGGATTGAATATGTTGCACCGTCTTGCCGCACTCGTTATCGTTCTCGCCTTCATCGGCCCTGAACTGGCCGGTGGGCTCGTGTGCGCCGAGAGCAGCGGCTGTCACGGCATGGCCAGGATGGCCTGCTGTGCGATGGCGAAATCGCCTGCGGCTTCGCCGGCGGCGATGCTCTGCTGCCAGACGGTGTGCGGCGAGTCCACCGACGATACGCCCACGGCGCAACCGCAGGCCAGCGCGCAACAGTTAGATTTCTCACAGCCGACTGTCAGAGTCCGTGTTGAACCTTCGGACAGACTCTTCGCCGCCCAACTCGCCGTTTCGATGCGGTCGGCGGAGTCCGCACTGCTTTACCACGATCCTCCCGATCTATTCCTCCACCATTCGACCTTCCTGATTTAACTAGGCCGTAGTGTGTCTTTTTCCGGGCCGGTCAGCTCGTGGCGGGCTTGCCGTGGGCATAGCTTATGGCGACCAGACCCGACATTGAGCCCTGCCCGGGTGATTTGCAATACCTTCATGCGTGCATTCGCAAAATCACTCTGACCCCATAGTGGGCATAGGACAGACGCACGCAAACTGAAAGAGGAACTTGCAACGCTAGACCGGCTGATCCAAGGCCGAAATCCATTTGCTTGCTGAAAGGCTGGACGCGCCACACGAGTTGCAGAAGAAGGCAAAGGGTGTGGCAAGACTGATCGAGTAACTCGGATCACGCGCCCGAAGGCAACGGTGGACGGACAGCCGAAACGGTTCGGGCCGCAAAAACGGCAGAAATAAATTCATTGTTAAACGGAGAGTGAAGATGAAACTCATCACCATATTTGTAATCGTAACGACCATCCTGATTACCGCTGCATGTGGGCGCAAAGCGTCTGACGGCGGCAAAATGGCTGATGCCGGTAAAACGATCAAGTCGGCACAGGCAGGCAGCCTCACCGTAACGCTGTCGAGCTCGACGGGCGAACTCAAGAACGGCGACAACGATCTGATGTTGACCTTCGCCGACGCATCGGGCAAATCCGTCGATGTCGGCGCTGCCTCGCTGAACTTTCACATGCCAGCAATGGGGGCGATGGCTGTGATGAACGACCAGGCGGCGCTGACGACAACCAACACGCCGGGGATGTATCACGCCAAGGTCACGCTCGAAGTCGGCGGCACCTGGGAGGCACAGGTCAAATATCAAGGGCAGCAGGGCACTGGTCAAACCAGCATGACCGTGACGGCGAAGTGAGCGCGCTCGTCCAGGCGCGCTTAAAGAATAGGGCGAAGATGCGATCCATTAGAAAGCCAGGGTGGTTGCGGCAGTTCCTGGTCAGGCTATTCGCGGTCGCACTTGCCCTTAACTGGTTCTGGGAGATGTTGCAGATGCCTGGCTTCGAGCAGATGATGGGTCGCCCGTGGCGCACGACGGTGCTGACCTGCACCGTCGCGGCCCTTGGTGACGCGGCCATCACACTCGGCATCTACGCGCTTGTAGCTTTGATTACGAAGCGCTGGCGGTGGCCGTCGGAGGGGCGGTGGAAGACATACCTGGCGGCGTCACTGTCTGGCGCGGCGGTCGCCATCGTGATTGAGAAGGCGTCTCTCGCAGTGGACTTCTGGTCTTATAGCAGTCGCATGCCGGTCGTGCCGGTGTTCGGCGCGGGATTCTGGCCCCTTTTGCAACTGACGCTGCTCGTCCCGTTAGCAATGCGACTGTCTTCGGGTTGGATTTCACGCAGGCAAATAAGGGAGTAATCCATGATCAGCCGACTAATCGAATTCTCGATGCGCAACCGTTTCATCATCCTTGCCGCCTACCTGCTGCTAGCGGCCTGGGGCTACTGGGCGCTCTTGCGCACGCCGATTGATGCTATCCCCGACCTATCGGATAACCAGGTGATCGTCTTCACGGACTGGACCGGGCGCAGCCCGCAGGAAGTTGAAGACCAGGTGACCTATCCGCTCACCACCGCGCTCCAGGGACTGCCCGGTGTGCGCGTGGTGCGCGGCCAATCGGCTTTCAGTTTCTCGATGATTAACATCATCTTTGAAGACTCAGTCGATCTCTACTGGGCGCGCACACGGGTGCTCGAACGATTGAACCTGGTGACGGCGCAACTGCCGGAAGGGGTCGTGCCGACGCTCGGCCCCGATGCTTCCGGGGTGGGCCAGATTTTCTGGTACACGGTCGAAGGCGAAGGCTACAGCCTGCGCGACCTGCGCACGCTACAGGACTGGTTCATCCGCTACCAATTGAATTCTGTTCCCGGCGTCGCCGAAGTCGCCTCGGTCGGCGGCTATGTGCAGCAGTATCAGATTGACGTCGATCCGAATCGCCTGCGCGCCTACAACCTTCCGTTTTCGATGCTGGTTGATGCCGTGCGCCGCAGCAATCTGAACGTCGGCGGCAACGTCATCGAACAGAATGGCCAGTGGTCGGTGGTGCGCGGCGTCGGCCTGATCAACTCGGTCGCCGATGTTGAAAACATTGTGATCGGCGGGTCGGGCGGCACGCCTGTCTACGCGCGCAACGTCGCCAGCGTCAAGATCGGCGATGCCTTCAGAGTCGGCGCGCTCGACCGCGACGGTCACGAAGCGGTAGGTGGAGTTGTGATTGCCCGTTATGGAGTGAACACGCTGGACGTTATCGACGCGGTCAAGCAGAAGCTGCAATCGCTCGGAGCCGGACTTCCTCAGGGAGTGAGGATCGTTCCCTTTTACGACCGCACAGAGTTGATCCTGCGGGCGACTCATACGCTGAGGCGCGCATTGATCGAAGAGATCATTCTGGTGACGCTCGCTCACATCATCTTTCTCTATCACTTCCGTTCAATCCTGATTGTCACCATCCCGTTGCCGCTCGCCGTGTTGTTGTCGTTCCTGTTCATGTATTACCTCGGCATCAGTTCGAACCTGATGTCGCTGGCTGGCATCGCCATCGCCATCGGCGTGCTGGTCGACGCCGGCATCGTCGTCACCGAAAACGCCTTCCGCCACATGGAAAAAAATCATATTGACCCACGCGACCGGCACAGCGTCTGGTGGGGTGTATTTGAATCGACCAAGCTGGTCGGGCGACCCATCTTTTTTTCGATGGCCATCATCATTCTCGCGTTCGTGCCCGTCTTCGCGCTGACCGGGCGCGAGGGCAAGCTGTTTCACCCGCTCGCCTTCACCAAGACCTTCGCGATGGTCGCGGCAACCGTAATCGCGGTTACATTCGTGCCAGTGCTGTGTACCCTTCTGCTCGGCGGGCGCTTTCATTCTGAAGACGAGAATCCGGTGATGCGCGGATTACATCGCGTTTACAGGCCAACACTTAACTGGGCGCTCGGTCACCGCAAGCTGACCGTTAGTGCGGCAGCCCTGTTATTCAGCATTGCCGCGCTGCTGGCAACCTCAGGGAGCTGGCTGCCGGTTGTGCGTGCTCACACCGCGAATGTGCCGATCATCGGGCCACTGCTTGCGAGGGTACACCCCATCGGCAATGAGTTCATGCCGCCGCTCAATGAAGGCGATCTGATGTATATGCCGGTGACCGATCCTGGCATCTCGATCAATCAGGCCCTCCACGTCATGCAGCGGCAGGATGAGATCCTCAAGTCGTTCCAGGAGGTCGAATGGGTCACCGGCAAAGCGGGCCGGGCGGAGACCTCGACCGACCCGGCGCCGGTCAACATGAACGAGACCATCGTGCACCTGAAACCAGCCGAGCAGTGGCGTCCGGGGATGACCCGCGAAAAGCTGATCGCTGAGATGGATGAAAAGCTACAGATGCCCGGCGTCACCAACATCTGGACGCAGCCCATCATCAACCGCATCGAGATGCTGTCGACCGGCATCCGGACACAGGTCGGCGTCAAGCTCTTCGGCAGCGACCTCAATGAGCTAGAGCAACGTTCGCGCGAAATCGCCACCGTACTCCAAGCAATTCCCGGCGCCAAAGACGTATACCCGGAACAGATCACCGGCGCACCCTACATCGATATTCAAATCGACCGCCAGGCGGCGGCGCGCTATGGCATCGATGTCGGCGCGATTCAAGACGTGATCGATAAAGGCATCGGCGAAACCAACCTCACCGTGACCATCGAAGGGCGCAAACGCTTTCCGGTGCGCGTGCGCTACGCACCGGAGTTCCGCACCAGCCCGCAATCACTTGCCCAATTACTGGTGCCCGGATCGAACGGCATGCAGATTCCGCTCTCCCAACTGACGACCATGCGCACGGTGACGGGGCCGACCATGATCTCAAGCGAGAATGGATTGCTGCGCGGCACTGTCACACTCAACGTCCGCGACCGCGACGTCGGCAGCTTTGTAGAAGAGGCTAAACGCGCCTTGAACGAACGCGTGCATCTGCCACCTGGCTACTACGTCGAGTGGAGCGGTGAGTACGAGAACCAGCAGCGGGCGCGGGCGCGCTTGCAACTCGTGCTGCCGGTCGTCTTGCTGGTCATCTTTGTGATGCTCTACTTCACCTATCACTCCGCGGTCGAGGCGGCGCACGTGCTGATGGCCGTGCCGTTCGCTCTCACCGGCGGCGTCTACCTGCTTTACGCACTCGGCTACAACTTCTCGGTGGCGGTGTGGGTCGGCTTCATCGCGCTGTTCGGCACAGCCGTGCAGACCGGCGTGGTGATGGTGATCTATCTGAACGAAGCCGTTGAGCGCAAGAAGCTCGAAGTCGGCGATCAGCTCACGCGACAGGAACTCAAAGAGGCGGTGATGGAAGGCGCGGTGCTGAGGCTCAGGCCGAAGGTAATGACCGTATCAACCGTAGTCGCGGGACTGCTGCCGATTATGTGGAGCGCGAGCGCCGGCGCCGAAGTGATGAAGCCGCTGGCGACGCCGGTGCTCGGCGGCATGGTCTCGTCGCTGCTGCATGTGCTGATCGTGACGCCGGTGATTTTCTTCTGGCTGCGTGAGCGCGAGATGCGGCGTCACGCTGCCAGAACAAATCATCATGATGAAGTGTTGGAAGAGCCTTCTGCGCTCAGTGCCGAGACCGAGAAAGAGCGCTGAAAGCATGGGCAAAGCAATGGTCGAGAGGTTCAGTATGGTAAGCAAGATTCAAATCATTGTTCTCGCAAGCGCAGTCTGGTTGATGTCTTTACCGGCGCGCGCGCTGCCACAATCCAATGATGATCATAAACTGCGCGATAAGGCTGCGCAGGTCAGAGCAAGCGTGTCTGAAACGTCGGCAGGCGAACCGAGTGTTGCCGGTGTCATTCTGCCGGCCAACTCGGCGCAGCCAGTTGCTCCGGCGCAAACGCCCACATCTTTCTCACGCTTCATTGATCCGGCGAACGGGCTCACGGCAGATGATCTGGTGCGCTACGCCCTCAAACACAACGGTGAATTGGCGGCGGCGCGGCAGATGATCGCCGAAGTACGAGGCCGATTGCATCAGGCTGGGCTGCGGCCTAACCCGATGGTCGAGAGCAGCTACCAGCGTGGCGTGACATCGAGCGACAACAACCTCAACCTGATGGCGGAATTGCCGCTTGAACTCGGCGGGCGGCGCGAGGCGCGCGTCGCCGTCGCCGAGCGCGAACTGGAGATGCGGCAGGCTGAGGTCGCCGATTTCGAGCGCAAGCTCGCCGCTGAAGTACGAATAAAATACGCCGCCGCGATAGCTGCGGCGCGCAACCTGAAGTTCACCGAAGACCTGTTGACCCTGACGCGCGATTCATACCAGATCGTCCAGGCGCGCGTCGAGCGCGGCAAGAGCGCGCCGCTTGACCAGAACGTTGTCTATGTGGAGTTGAACCGCGTTGATGCGATGCGGATCAACTTCGAGGGCAAGACAGAAGTGGCCATGCTCGAACTCAAGAAGACGGTCGGCATACTGCCTGACGAGCCTCTGCTCTTACGAGGCGAATTTGACGTCGCCCACCAACCGCCACCACAGAGCGACGCGACCCGCAATGCCATGGCGGCGCGGCCTGATCTGACGGCGGCGCATGCGGCAGAGAATTTAGCCCTGGCGCAGATCGATCAGGCGCGCACTGAAGGCAAAGTCGATGCGAGCCTCTTCGCTAGCTATATGCGTCAAGACATGGGATTCGGCGTGCGCGGCATCAACGATCAAGGTTTGCTTGCGCCGGTGCAAGGTATCTTTCATTACGTCGGCGTCGGCGTAAAGCTGATGCTCCCGTTTAGAAACAAGAACCAGGGCAATATCGAAGCGGCGCAGGCCCTGCTTGAGGCGGCGCGCAGCCGTCGTTCATTTGCCGAGATCGTCATCCGCAACGAAGTGGCGGCGGCCTATGCCGGTTTCGAGCACGCCCGGGCGGCGCTCACAGTTTACCGCGATGGCGTGCGCAACCAGGCGCAGCGCAACCTCGACGTGATTCGGCAGACCTACGTGCTTGGCCAGAAGACCCTGCTCGATTTTATTGCCGAACAGCGCCGCTTCATCGAAGTCGAGACGAGCTTCACCGACATACTCAAAGCGTATTACGAATCACTCATCGAGATTGACCGGGCTGCCGCGTCGCCGGTCCCTTCCGCATGACTGAAATAGAAACTGGAGAATGAAAACCAATGCCTGAAGATCGACAAAGCAACCACGACATCCCTCCTCTCAAAGAAAGCGGAGCAAGCGAGACTGGCCAAGCCGCAGGCGAGCGTGATCGCGCGACCCGTCTGCTGACATGGAAGCGATGGCTCATCATCATCCTGGCCCTGCTCGGCGTCGCGGCCATTGCCATCGCGCTGTTGAGTGGTCGTGAACCGGGCAACCAAGAGGGCCGCCCAGTGCCCGCGCCGACAGGCGTGACGGTGCCCGCGCCGGCAGACGGATCGCCTGTCGGAACC encodes:
- a CDS encoding efflux RND transporter permease subunit, producing MISRLIEFSMRNRFIILAAYLLLAAWGYWALLRTPIDAIPDLSDNQVIVFTDWTGRSPQEVEDQVTYPLTTALQGLPGVRVVRGQSAFSFSMINIIFEDSVDLYWARTRVLERLNLVTAQLPEGVVPTLGPDASGVGQIFWYTVEGEGYSLRDLRTLQDWFIRYQLNSVPGVAEVASVGGYVQQYQIDVDPNRLRAYNLPFSMLVDAVRRSNLNVGGNVIEQNGQWSVVRGVGLINSVADVENIVIGGSGGTPVYARNVASVKIGDAFRVGALDRDGHEAVGGVVIARYGVNTLDVIDAVKQKLQSLGAGLPQGVRIVPFYDRTELILRATHTLRRALIEEIILVTLAHIIFLYHFRSILIVTIPLPLAVLLSFLFMYYLGISSNLMSLAGIAIAIGVLVDAGIVVTENAFRHMEKNHIDPRDRHSVWWGVFESTKLVGRPIFFSMAIIILAFVPVFALTGREGKLFHPLAFTKTFAMVAATVIAVTFVPVLCTLLLGGRFHSEDENPVMRGLHRVYRPTLNWALGHRKLTVSAAALLFSIAALLATSGSWLPVVRAHTANVPIIGPLLARVHPIGNEFMPPLNEGDLMYMPVTDPGISINQALHVMQRQDEILKSFQEVEWVTGKAGRAETSTDPAPVNMNETIVHLKPAEQWRPGMTREKLIAEMDEKLQMPGVTNIWTQPIINRIEMLSTGIRTQVGVKLFGSDLNELEQRSREIATVLQAIPGAKDVYPEQITGAPYIDIQIDRQAAARYGIDVGAIQDVIDKGIGETNLTVTIEGRKRFPVRVRYAPEFRTSPQSLAQLLVPGSNGMQIPLSQLTTMRTVTGPTMISSENGLLRGTVTLNVRDRDVGSFVEEAKRALNERVHLPPGYYVEWSGEYENQQRARARLQLVLPVVLLVIFVMLYFTYHSAVEAAHVLMAVPFALTGGVYLLYALGYNFSVAVWVGFIALFGTAVQTGVVMVIYLNEAVERKKLEVGDQLTRQELKEAVMEGAVLRLRPKVMTVSTVVAGLLPIMWSASAGAEVMKPLATPVLGGMVSSLLHVLIVTPVIFFWLREREMRRHAARTNHHDEVLEEPSALSAETEKER
- a CDS encoding TolC family protein produces the protein MSETSAGEPSVAGVILPANSAQPVAPAQTPTSFSRFIDPANGLTADDLVRYALKHNGELAAARQMIAEVRGRLHQAGLRPNPMVESSYQRGVTSSDNNLNLMAELPLELGGRREARVAVAERELEMRQAEVADFERKLAAEVRIKYAAAIAAARNLKFTEDLLTLTRDSYQIVQARVERGKSAPLDQNVVYVELNRVDAMRINFEGKTEVAMLELKKTVGILPDEPLLLRGEFDVAHQPPPQSDATRNAMAARPDLTAAHAAENLALAQIDQARTEGKVDASLFASYMRQDMGFGVRGINDQGLLAPVQGIFHYVGVGVKLMLPFRNKNQGNIEAAQALLEAARSRRSFAEIVIRNEVAAAYAGFEHARAALTVYRDGVRNQAQRNLDVIRQTYVLGQKTLLDFIAEQRRFIEVETSFTDILKAYYESLIEIDRAAASPVPSA